One Pectobacterium colocasium DNA segment encodes these proteins:
- the ptsN gene encoding PTS IIA-like nitrogen regulatory protein PtsN encodes MSHDPVLQLSSVLRPECTRSTVHCQSKKRALEIISELAARQLNIPSQIIFDAILTRERMGSTGIGGGIAIPHGKLEDDNALGAIGVFIQLEQPIAFDAIDNQAVDLLFALLVPAEQCKTHLHTLSLVAKRLADKTVCRRLRAAQSDEELYQIMTEAG; translated from the coding sequence ATGAGCCACGATCCCGTATTGCAACTCAGTAGCGTATTACGTCCTGAGTGCACCCGAAGCACTGTCCACTGCCAGAGTAAGAAGCGGGCATTGGAAATTATCAGTGAGCTGGCCGCCAGGCAGCTTAACATTCCTTCGCAGATTATCTTTGATGCCATCCTGACTCGGGAACGGATGGGCAGCACGGGAATCGGCGGCGGCATTGCCATTCCTCACGGCAAGCTGGAAGACGATAATGCGCTGGGTGCCATCGGTGTTTTCATCCAGTTAGAGCAACCGATCGCTTTCGATGCCATTGATAATCAGGCTGTTGATCTGCTTTTTGCCTTGCTGGTTCCGGCGGAACAATGTAAAACCCATTTGCATACCCTGTCGCTTGTTGCCAAGCGGCTGGCGGATAAAACGGTTTGCCGACGCCTGCGTGCGGCGCAAAGCGATGAAGAGCTGTACCAGATTATGACGGAAGCCGGTTAA
- the rapZ gene encoding RNase adapter RapZ, which yields MVLMIVSGRSGSGKSVALRALEDMGFYCVDNLPVVLLPELANTLAARNISTAVSIDVRNMPESPEIFEHAMEQLPPSFSPQLLFLDADRNTLIRRYSDTRRLHPLSSKNLSLESAIDEESDLLEPLRSRADLIIDTSEMSVHELAEMLRTRLLGKRERELTMVFESFGFKHGIPIDADYVFDVRFLPNPHWDPKLRPMTGLDKPVASFLDRHTEVHNFIYQTRSYLELWLPMLETNNRSYLTVAIGCTGGKHRSVYVAEQLADYFRSRGKNVQSRHRTLEKRKPS from the coding sequence ATGGTGCTGATGATTGTCAGTGGTCGCTCAGGTTCAGGGAAATCTGTAGCCCTGCGCGCACTGGAAGATATGGGGTTCTACTGCGTAGATAACCTGCCTGTGGTTCTACTGCCAGAGCTGGCTAATACGCTTGCGGCACGTAACATTTCCACAGCAGTCAGTATTGACGTGCGCAATATGCCGGAATCGCCAGAGATCTTCGAGCATGCCATGGAGCAACTGCCGCCAAGCTTCTCGCCTCAATTGCTATTTCTGGATGCCGATCGCAATACATTAATCCGTCGCTACAGCGATACCCGTCGCCTGCATCCGCTCTCCAGTAAGAATCTGTCGCTGGAAAGCGCCATTGATGAAGAAAGCGATCTGCTGGAGCCGCTACGTTCACGCGCCGATCTGATTATCGACACCTCCGAGATGTCGGTACATGAACTGGCTGAGATGCTGCGTACCCGCCTGCTCGGCAAGCGGGAACGTGAGCTTACGATGGTGTTCGAGTCATTCGGTTTCAAGCACGGTATCCCCATCGATGCGGATTACGTCTTTGACGTGCGTTTCTTGCCGAACCCGCACTGGGATCCGAAACTGCGCCCGATGACCGGTCTGGATAAGCCCGTTGCGTCCTTCCTCGACAGGCATACGGAAGTTCACAATTTCATCTACCAGACCCGCAGCTATCTGGAACTGTGGCTGCCGATGCTGGAAACCAATAACCGCAGTTATCTGACTGTCGCCATTGGCTGTACCGGCGGTAAACACCGTTCCGTCTACGTCGCCGAGCAGTTGGCAGACTACTTCCGCTCACGCGGTAAGAACGTCCAGTCGCGCCACCGTACGCTGGAAAAGCGTAAACCCTCGTAA
- the yjgA gene encoding ribosome biogenesis factor YjgA — MKQKYEDWLNDVPDNQEDDEDDEIIWVSKSEIKRDAEALKDLGAELVDLGKNALEKIPLDDDLRAAVELAQRIKKEGRRRQLQLIGKMLRARDPEPIQTALDKLNNRHNQQVALFHKLEQLRDRLIAEGDDVVPDILALYPHADRQQLRSLVRNAQKEKAANKPPKSARQIFQYLRELAETTD; from the coding sequence ATGAAGCAAAAGTACGAAGACTGGCTGAATGACGTCCCAGATAACCAAGAAGACGACGAAGATGATGAGATTATCTGGGTCAGTAAAAGCGAAATAAAGCGCGATGCCGAAGCGCTGAAAGATCTCGGCGCGGAACTGGTTGATCTGGGCAAAAATGCCCTGGAGAAGATCCCATTGGACGACGATCTGCGTGCAGCGGTAGAACTGGCACAGCGGATCAAGAAAGAAGGCCGTCGCCGTCAGCTACAGCTGATTGGTAAGATGTTGCGCGCCCGCGATCCTGAACCAATCCAAACGGCTCTGGATAAACTGAACAACCGTCATAATCAGCAGGTGGCACTGTTCCACAAACTGGAACAGCTGCGCGATCGTCTGATTGCCGAGGGTGACGATGTGGTTCCCGATATTCTGGCGCTGTATCCCCATGCAGACCGTCAGCAGTTGCGTTCTCTGGTGCGGAATGCGCAGAAAGAGAAAGCGGCGAACAAACCGCCGAAATCCGCCCGCCAGATCTTCCAGTATCTGCGTGAACTGGCTGAAACCACAGACTAA
- the npr gene encoding PTS phosphocarrier protein NPr encodes MTVRQTVEIKNKLGMHARPAMKLFELVQSFDAEVMLRNDSGTEAEASSVIAMLMLDSAKGRLIEVEATGPDEVQALAAVIGLFEAGFDED; translated from the coding sequence ATGACAGTCCGGCAAACGGTTGAAATCAAAAACAAGCTGGGCATGCACGCTCGCCCAGCGATGAAGTTGTTCGAGCTGGTGCAGAGCTTTGATGCAGAGGTAATGCTGCGCAATGACAGCGGCACCGAAGCCGAAGCCAGCAGCGTGATTGCCATGCTGATGCTGGACTCCGCCAAAGGACGGCTCATCGAGGTCGAAGCCACTGGTCCGGATGAAGTTCAAGCGCTTGCCGCCGTCATCGGGCTGTTTGAAGCCGGGTTCGACGAAGACTAG
- the pmbA gene encoding metalloprotease PmbA, which translates to MTITTQVAEQRKALELAVAQALELARAGSDAAEVAVTKTTGISVSTRYGDVENVEFNSDGALGITVYHQQRKGSASSTDLSPDAIARTVQAALDIARYTSVDPFAGPADRDLLAFDAPDLDLFHPTELDADRGIELAARAEQAALQADKRITNTEGGSFNSHYGVKVFGNSHGLLKSYCSSRHSMSSCVIAEVNGDMERDYAYTVGRALDDLRSPEWVGAECARRTLSRLSPRKLPTMQAPVMFSAEVATGLFGHLVGAISGGSVYRKSTFLLDKLGQQILPEWLTIEEQPHLLKGLASTPFDSEGVRTQAREIVKAGVLQTWLLTSYSARKLGMKSTGHAGGIHNWRIAGQGLDFNGMLKQMGKGLLVTELMGQGVSGVTGDYSRGASGFWVENGEIQYPVSEITIAGNLKDMLRNIVTVGNDIETRSNIQCGSVLLPDMKIAGA; encoded by the coding sequence ATGACGATAACTACTCAGGTTGCAGAGCAGCGTAAAGCGCTGGAGCTCGCGGTGGCTCAGGCGCTGGAACTGGCGCGTGCCGGTTCTGATGCGGCAGAAGTCGCGGTGACAAAAACGACAGGCATTAGCGTCAGTACCCGTTATGGTGACGTTGAAAATGTTGAATTCAATAGCGATGGTGCGCTGGGCATCACAGTTTATCATCAACAGCGTAAAGGCAGCGCATCGTCTACCGATCTCAGCCCGGATGCGATAGCGCGCACCGTACAAGCTGCGCTGGATATTGCGCGCTATACCTCTGTCGATCCGTTTGCTGGCCCGGCGGATCGGGATCTTCTGGCATTCGATGCACCGGATCTCGATCTGTTCCATCCGACCGAGCTGGATGCGGATCGCGGCATTGAATTAGCGGCTCGCGCAGAGCAGGCGGCGTTACAGGCTGATAAACGTATCACCAATACCGAAGGCGGCAGTTTTAATAGTCACTATGGCGTCAAGGTGTTCGGCAATAGTCACGGCCTGCTGAAAAGCTACTGCTCCAGCCGTCATTCCATGTCCAGTTGCGTGATTGCCGAAGTGAATGGCGATATGGAACGGGATTATGCCTATACCGTCGGCCGTGCGTTGGATGATTTGCGCAGCCCAGAGTGGGTGGGTGCAGAGTGCGCGCGCCGCACGTTATCCCGCCTGTCACCGCGCAAGCTACCAACCATGCAGGCACCGGTAATGTTTTCTGCGGAAGTGGCGACCGGCCTGTTTGGCCATCTGGTTGGCGCAATCAGCGGCGGTAGCGTTTATCGTAAATCGACCTTCCTGCTGGATAAGCTCGGTCAGCAGATTCTGCCAGAGTGGCTGACGATAGAGGAACAGCCGCACTTGCTTAAAGGGCTGGCTTCTACGCCGTTCGACAGCGAAGGCGTACGGACGCAGGCACGTGAAATTGTGAAAGCAGGCGTGCTGCAAACCTGGTTGCTGACGAGCTACTCCGCGCGCAAGCTGGGGATGAAGAGCACCGGTCACGCGGGGGGGATTCATAACTGGCGGATTGCCGGACAGGGCCTGGACTTCAACGGCATGCTGAAACAGATGGGCAAAGGCCTGCTGGTGACTGAACTGATGGGGCAGGGCGTGAGTGGTGTGACGGGAGATTATTCCCGTGGCGCATCTGGCTTCTGGGTTGAAAACGGTGAAATTCAGTATCCAGTCAGTGAGATTACGATCGCGGGTAACCTGAAAGACATGCTGCGGAATATTGTGACGGTGGGGAACGATATCGAAACCCGGAGCAATATCCAGTGTGGTTCCGTGTTGCTGCCTGACATGAAGATTGCGGGCGCGTGA
- the aaeA gene encoding p-hydroxybenzoic acid efflux pump subunit AaeA, translating into MKAFFLTLFRQQAVLIKKLSRVVITLVIVLCAIVAIFRVWAFYTESPWTRDAKFTADVVAIAPDVSGLLSDVRVTDNQLVNKGDVLFVIDQPRYHQAVAQAEADVAYYQALVTEKRRESGRRARLGISAMSQENIDQSSNALETATHQLAKAQAVLSLAQLELERTVVRAPADGWVTNLHVQSGEFIERGNTAVALVKKDSFYLLAYMEETKLEGVRRGYRAEITPLGSEKIFYGTVDSVAAGVNNSSSSANNKGLANVDSNLEWVRLAQRVPVKIRLDRQMGGLYPAGTTATVVITGEQVNNDKKPSPLIRLLYRLREFG; encoded by the coding sequence GTGAAAGCGTTCTTTTTAACCTTGTTTAGACAGCAGGCCGTGCTGATCAAAAAACTGAGCCGCGTGGTTATTACGCTGGTGATTGTGCTGTGCGCGATTGTCGCCATTTTCCGTGTCTGGGCGTTTTATACCGAATCACCCTGGACGCGCGATGCCAAATTTACGGCGGACGTTGTCGCCATTGCGCCGGACGTCAGTGGGTTGTTGAGCGATGTTCGCGTCACGGACAATCAACTGGTGAACAAAGGGGATGTGCTGTTTGTCATCGACCAGCCGCGCTACCATCAGGCCGTGGCGCAGGCGGAAGCCGATGTCGCCTATTATCAGGCGCTGGTAACAGAAAAACGTCGTGAATCAGGGCGTCGTGCGCGACTGGGCATCAGTGCGATGTCGCAGGAAAATATCGATCAGTCCAGTAATGCGCTGGAAACCGCCACGCACCAGCTTGCTAAAGCGCAGGCGGTATTGTCACTGGCGCAGTTGGAGCTGGAACGCACCGTGGTACGCGCCCCTGCCGATGGTTGGGTGACCAACCTGCATGTGCAGAGCGGTGAGTTCATCGAACGCGGCAATACGGCGGTGGCGCTGGTGAAGAAGGATTCGTTCTACCTGCTGGCGTACATGGAAGAAACCAAGCTTGAAGGGGTTCGCCGCGGCTACCGCGCGGAAATCACCCCGCTGGGCAGTGAAAAGATATTTTACGGCACGGTGGATAGCGTGGCGGCGGGCGTGAATAACAGCAGCAGCAGCGCGAACAATAAAGGCCTGGCGAATGTGGATTCTAATCTGGAGTGGGTGCGTCTGGCGCAGCGTGTGCCGGTAAAAATTCGCCTCGATCGTCAAATGGGCGGCCTCTATCCGGCTGGCACGACGGCAACCGTGGTGATCACCGGTGAGCAGGTCAACAATGACAAAAAGCCGTCGCCGCTTATCCGTCTACTGTATCGCCTGCGTGAGTTTGGTTAA
- the hpf gene encoding ribosome hibernation promoting factor, which yields MQLNITGHHIEITEPLRDFVNGKFAKLEQYFDRINQVNVVLRVEKVQQIAEATLHVNGGELHATSEAEDMYAAIDLLIDKLARQLNKHKDKLKQH from the coding sequence ATGCAGCTCAACATTACCGGACACCACATCGAGATCACTGAACCGCTGCGTGATTTTGTGAATGGCAAGTTTGCCAAGTTAGAGCAGTATTTTGACCGGATTAATCAGGTCAATGTGGTATTGAGAGTGGAAAAAGTTCAGCAAATTGCCGAGGCCACGCTCCACGTGAACGGTGGCGAGCTGCATGCAACCTCAGAAGCGGAAGATATGTACGCCGCGATAGATTTATTGATTGATAAGCTGGCAAGACAGCTCAATAAGCATAAAGATAAACTCAAGCAGCACTAA
- the rnk gene encoding nucleoside diphosphate kinase regulator: MTKPNLTISELDAERLDMLLEQPAFAGSDIAQALNEELDRADILPSASIPSHVVTMNSRVRFRDLNTNEEHIRTLVYPAAVKDSQEPLSVMAPLGAALLGMHVGNSITWQLPNGEETRIEVLELLYQPEAAGEYHR; the protein is encoded by the coding sequence ATGACGAAACCTAACCTGACAATCAGTGAATTGGATGCAGAACGTCTGGATATGTTATTGGAGCAGCCCGCCTTTGCGGGCAGCGATATTGCACAGGCGTTGAATGAGGAACTGGATCGGGCGGACATTCTGCCTTCAGCATCGATTCCCTCACATGTCGTCACCATGAATAGTCGGGTGCGTTTCCGCGATCTGAATACCAACGAAGAGCACATCCGTACGCTGGTTTATCCGGCCGCGGTGAAGGACAGTCAAGAACCGCTGTCGGTGATGGCTCCGCTGGGCGCGGCACTATTGGGAATGCATGTGGGAAATTCGATCACCTGGCAGTTGCCAAACGGTGAAGAAACGCGAATTGAAGTGCTCGAACTACTCTATCAGCCTGAAGCCGCTGGCGAATACCACCGCTAA
- a CDS encoding bifunctional cytochrome P450/NADPH--P450 reductase gives MSERIVVPQPPVKPFIGNLTDIDPNDSQGSLTKLVNKHGPFFKLKILKDTFYVASSQELVDELSDESRFEKCLHGELIESRNIGGDGLFTAYTHEPNWGKAHRILMPALGPIGVRGMFDKMLDIAEQMLLRWERFGPDMAIDVADQMTRLTLDTIALCGFDYRFNSFYRDGQHPFVDAMVASLLETAARSRRPAFLNTLLISRDHQYRTDIDLMHSVARQVVSERKADPKGNEKDDLLHRMLNGVDPVTGEKLSDENIAYQMVTFLIAGHETTSGMLSFTVYLLLTNPDVLRKARSIVDEVMGDETPRIEHLTQLRYLEQVLMESLRLWPTAGAFALKPIKDTLLAGKYPLTPQDIIVVFEPMLHRDKSAWGEDAEVFRPERFSLENAGTILPNSWKPFGTGARACIGRTFAMQEAQLVLAMLLQRFDFELADANYELKLVETITVKPANLKIRARIRRPSTTLTRSVSVNVPRAPTTSSPIPESSTLVGSDATPLLVLHAGNTGSSEMFAVRIAEDAKIYGFAPTLASLDEYAENLPQTGALVVVTASYEGQPPNNARRFVPWVENLGTGALAGLQFCVFGCGNLQWARTYQAIPKRVDAALEKAGAQRIKARGEADSGGDFFGSFDDWYGNLWPTLTTAFGKQALSADEANTLELEFVKVGRESVLQQGDMVRGMMTENRELVDMTSPYARSKRHIEIRLPEGMTYRAGDYLAVLPQNPDEQVNRVLRRFGLASDMMLVINRSPGGTGLPVGQAISCAELLGNYVELSQPATRAHVAVMAAATRCPPEKAELERLATEHYDSEVLAQRFSVLDLLYRFQSCPIDFATYLKMLPPMKTRQYSISSSPLWKPDHVTLTIAVVDAPALSGLGRHRGVASSYLATLSPNDSISVAVRPSGFHLPDDPATPLILIAAGSGVAPFRGFLQERAQQKAAGIQVGPTLLFLGVNHPDVDYLYHDELADWEKNNIVTVLTAFSRKPDGDIKYVQHRVWAERERLKALFCQGASIFVCGDGLHMAPEVRAALLGIYCEETGSTEADAILWADKLEQEQGRYAADIFI, from the coding sequence ATGTCCGAGAGAATCGTTGTCCCTCAGCCGCCCGTTAAGCCGTTTATTGGTAATTTAACCGATATTGACCCTAATGATAGTCAGGGTAGTTTAACTAAGCTGGTTAATAAACACGGTCCTTTTTTTAAACTGAAAATACTTAAAGATACTTTCTACGTTGCCTCTTCCCAAGAACTTGTAGATGAACTGAGCGATGAGAGTCGTTTCGAGAAATGCCTTCATGGTGAGTTGATTGAGTCGCGCAATATTGGCGGGGATGGCTTATTTACCGCATATACTCATGAACCGAACTGGGGTAAAGCACACCGTATTCTAATGCCTGCGTTAGGCCCGATTGGCGTTCGTGGCATGTTCGATAAGATGCTGGACATCGCGGAACAAATGTTGCTGCGCTGGGAACGTTTCGGACCTGATATGGCGATTGATGTTGCCGATCAGATGACTCGGCTGACATTAGATACTATTGCGCTATGCGGGTTTGATTACCGTTTCAATAGTTTTTACCGTGATGGTCAGCACCCGTTTGTTGATGCGATGGTGGCTTCACTACTTGAAACTGCCGCACGCTCAAGACGTCCTGCATTTCTCAATACTTTGTTGATATCCAGAGATCATCAATATCGAACTGATATTGATTTGATGCATTCGGTTGCTCGACAAGTCGTTTCTGAACGGAAGGCAGATCCGAAGGGAAATGAAAAAGATGACCTGTTGCACCGTATGCTGAACGGGGTTGATCCGGTGACGGGGGAAAAACTTTCCGATGAAAACATCGCTTATCAGATGGTGACATTTCTGATTGCTGGGCATGAAACCACAAGCGGTATGTTGTCTTTTACGGTGTATTTGTTACTGACCAACCCAGATGTATTGAGAAAAGCGCGCTCCATCGTTGATGAGGTTATGGGCGATGAGACGCCCCGAATTGAGCACCTCACGCAATTGCGCTATTTGGAACAAGTGCTGATGGAAAGCTTGCGACTTTGGCCGACCGCAGGGGCTTTCGCTCTCAAACCCATAAAGGATACGTTACTTGCTGGTAAATATCCGCTTACACCACAGGATATTATTGTCGTGTTTGAACCTATGCTCCACCGCGACAAATCGGCATGGGGCGAAGATGCGGAAGTATTTAGGCCGGAACGTTTTTCGCTGGAAAATGCGGGTACGATTTTACCGAACTCGTGGAAACCGTTTGGTACAGGTGCTCGAGCCTGTATTGGTAGAACCTTTGCTATGCAGGAAGCGCAACTGGTTCTGGCAATGCTGCTACAGCGCTTTGACTTCGAACTCGCTGATGCCAACTATGAACTCAAACTGGTAGAAACGATAACCGTCAAACCCGCGAACCTGAAAATCCGAGCTCGGATTCGGCGACCATCGACTACGCTGACGCGCAGCGTGTCGGTTAATGTGCCCCGAGCCCCGACCACATCGTCTCCCATTCCCGAGAGTTCAACACTAGTGGGTAGTGATGCGACTCCTTTGTTGGTTCTTCACGCAGGCAATACCGGTTCTTCAGAGATGTTCGCTGTTCGTATCGCCGAAGATGCAAAGATATACGGTTTCGCACCGACACTTGCGTCACTGGACGAGTATGCTGAGAATTTGCCGCAAACTGGCGCACTGGTTGTGGTGACGGCGTCCTATGAAGGGCAACCACCAAATAATGCGCGCCGTTTTGTACCCTGGGTTGAGAATCTGGGGACTGGAGCGCTTGCGGGGTTGCAGTTCTGCGTTTTTGGTTGTGGCAACTTACAGTGGGCGCGCACTTATCAGGCGATCCCGAAACGGGTGGATGCTGCGCTTGAGAAGGCTGGAGCGCAACGTATCAAAGCGCGGGGCGAGGCCGATTCCGGTGGTGACTTCTTCGGTAGCTTCGACGACTGGTATGGCAACCTCTGGCCTACATTGACCACGGCATTTGGTAAACAGGCATTATCTGCTGACGAGGCGAATACGCTTGAATTGGAATTTGTCAAAGTCGGGCGTGAAAGTGTGCTGCAACAGGGCGATATGGTTCGTGGCATGATGACTGAAAACCGCGAACTTGTCGATATGACGTCTCCGTATGCGCGTTCAAAACGGCATATTGAAATCAGGTTGCCGGAAGGGATGACGTACAGAGCGGGTGATTACCTTGCGGTATTGCCACAAAATCCAGATGAGCAAGTAAACCGCGTATTGCGACGTTTCGGTCTGGCTTCAGATATGATGCTGGTTATCAACCGTTCGCCCGGCGGAACTGGGCTACCCGTTGGGCAAGCCATCAGTTGTGCTGAATTGCTGGGAAACTATGTTGAACTGTCTCAGCCAGCAACACGAGCACATGTTGCTGTTATGGCCGCAGCAACTCGTTGTCCGCCAGAAAAAGCTGAACTCGAAAGGCTAGCGACAGAACACTATGATAGTGAAGTTTTGGCGCAACGGTTTAGCGTTCTGGATTTACTGTACCGTTTTCAGTCTTGCCCAATTGACTTTGCAACCTATCTTAAAATGTTGCCACCGATGAAAACACGGCAATACTCGATTTCATCATCACCTTTGTGGAAGCCCGATCATGTGACGCTAACGATCGCGGTAGTTGATGCACCCGCATTGTCTGGTTTAGGCCGCCATCGTGGCGTCGCATCCTCGTACCTTGCCACATTATCTCCTAATGACAGTATTTCCGTTGCGGTGCGACCTTCCGGTTTCCATTTACCAGACGACCCTGCCACGCCGCTGATTTTGATCGCTGCGGGTTCTGGTGTAGCGCCATTCCGTGGTTTTTTACAGGAACGTGCACAGCAAAAAGCGGCAGGGATCCAAGTCGGTCCGACGTTGCTATTCCTGGGAGTTAATCATCCCGATGTCGATTATCTTTACCATGATGAGCTTGCCGACTGGGAGAAAAACAATATCGTGACGGTGCTCACTGCATTTTCCAGAAAACCTGACGGTGATATCAAGTATGTCCAGCATCGGGTCTGGGCTGAGAGGGAGCGGCTTAAAGCGCTCTTTTGCCAGGGTGCATCTATTTTCGTTTGCGGTGATGGTTTGCATATGGCTCCGGAAGTGAGGGCTGCATTGCTGGGAATCTATTGCGAAGAAACGGGGAGTACTGAGGCTGATGCTATTCTCTGGGCTGATAAGCTTGAACAAGAGCAGGGACGATATGCGGCTGATATATTCATATAA
- the aaeB gene encoding p-hydroxybenzoic acid efflux pump subunit AaeB produces MKTPSLTGPVFFTTPKFARLRFAFKLSFAIVLSLFLGFHLQLETPRWSVLTAAIVAAGPAFAAGGEPFSGAIRHRGILRIIGTFIGCIGALIIIIATVRAPVVMLMLCCIWAGLCTWVSSLVKVENAYVFGLAGYTALIIIVSTQGTPLLTPQFAVERCSEIVLGIVCAILADLLFSPRSIKQDVDRSIGELLVDQYRLLQLSMNGVEKEAIDAAWHALVRKTTALNGMHSSLMLESSRWQNSNRRLTSLHTQSLTMITQACETYLMLQDAPTPVKSSLKLVLAQPVESFRDVHCRVKALRHLIAADSRDVPPTLVSWVGAATRYLLLAKGVQTNGRITTIEADVLNSEVEIKAPSAETHHAMINGLRTGVATALGCLFWLSTGWTSGSVCMVMIAVVTSLAMRLPNPQMMAKDFLFGTIYALPLGAIMFMFIMPSTQQSMLLLCLSLGAMAFFLGIEVQKRRLGSLGALASTINILVLDNPMTFHISQFLDSAIGQIIGCFLALMVILLIRDNTKAHTGRTLLNRFVYGAVSALTTNTARRKENHLPALYQQLFLLLNRFPDDIAKYRLALWLIIMHQRLRTLDIPQNAALSAFHRQIRATAEQVILARRDSTRSRYFTQLLDELERYQQMLTEQHLPPSVTAPVGRLTGVLRDYQHALSR; encoded by the coding sequence ATGAAAACGCCGTCGTTGACAGGCCCCGTGTTTTTTACGACACCGAAGTTTGCGCGTTTGCGCTTTGCCTTCAAACTAAGTTTTGCGATTGTACTGTCCCTGTTTCTGGGGTTTCATCTCCAGTTGGAAACCCCGCGCTGGTCGGTGCTGACGGCGGCGATTGTTGCTGCCGGCCCCGCTTTTGCCGCAGGCGGCGAGCCGTTTTCCGGTGCCATTCGTCATCGTGGTATTCTGCGTATTATTGGCACCTTTATCGGCTGTATCGGTGCACTTATCATCATTATTGCCACTGTTCGCGCACCGGTGGTGATGTTAATGCTGTGCTGTATTTGGGCAGGCCTTTGCACTTGGGTTTCCTCACTGGTTAAAGTCGAAAACGCCTATGTGTTCGGGCTGGCGGGTTACACCGCGCTGATTATTATTGTGTCGACGCAGGGCACGCCGCTGCTGACGCCGCAGTTTGCCGTGGAGCGCTGTAGCGAGATTGTACTGGGCATCGTCTGTGCCATTCTGGCGGATTTACTGTTTTCGCCACGTTCGATCAAACAGGACGTTGACCGGAGCATTGGTGAGCTGTTGGTGGATCAATATCGCTTACTGCAACTCAGCATGAACGGCGTGGAGAAAGAAGCCATCGATGCGGCATGGCACGCGCTGGTGCGTAAAACGACCGCACTAAACGGCATGCATAGCAGTCTGATGCTGGAATCCTCGCGCTGGCAGAACAGTAATCGCCGCTTAACGTCGCTGCATACGCAATCCCTCACGATGATTACCCAGGCGTGTGAAACCTACCTGATGTTGCAAGATGCTCCGACTCCCGTAAAAAGCAGCCTGAAACTAGTGTTGGCTCAGCCCGTTGAGTCATTCCGCGATGTGCATTGCCGTGTGAAAGCATTACGTCATCTGATTGCGGCTGACAGCCGCGATGTGCCGCCTACGCTGGTTAGCTGGGTGGGGGCGGCGACGCGCTATCTACTGTTGGCAAAAGGGGTGCAGACCAACGGGCGTATCACGACGATTGAAGCCGACGTGCTGAACAGCGAGGTGGAAATTAAAGCGCCATCAGCCGAAACTCATCATGCCATGATCAACGGTTTACGTACTGGCGTGGCGACTGCGCTGGGCTGTTTGTTCTGGTTGAGCACCGGCTGGACCTCTGGCAGCGTATGTATGGTGATGATTGCGGTGGTGACATCGCTTGCCATGCGTTTGCCGAATCCGCAGATGATGGCGAAGGATTTTCTGTTCGGGACGATCTACGCGCTGCCGCTGGGGGCAATAATGTTCATGTTTATTATGCCCTCAACGCAGCAAAGTATGCTGCTACTGTGCCTGAGTCTTGGGGCGATGGCCTTCTTTCTTGGGATTGAAGTACAAAAACGTCGTCTCGGTTCGCTGGGTGCATTAGCCAGTACGATCAATATATTGGTGCTGGATAACCCGATGACGTTCCATATCAGCCAGTTTCTGGACAGCGCGATCGGCCAGATCATCGGCTGTTTTCTGGCGCTGATGGTGATCCTGCTGATCCGGGATAACACCAAGGCGCATACGGGAAGAACGTTGTTGAACCGCTTTGTGTATGGTGCGGTTTCGGCGCTGACGACCAACACGGCGCGGCGCAAGGAAAACCATCTGCCTGCGTTGTACCAACAGTTGTTCCTGCTGTTGAATCGCTTTCCTGACGATATTGCCAAGTATCGCCTCGCACTGTGGCTGATCATCATGCACCAGCGTCTGAGAACGCTGGATATTCCGCAAAACGCGGCACTGTCGGCCTTTCATCGTCAGATTCGCGCAACGGCAGAGCAGGTGATATTGGCTCGACGTGATAGTACGCGTAGCCGCTATTTCACGCAGCTGTTAGACGAGCTTGAACGCTATCAGCAGATGCTGACGGAACAGCATCTTCCCCCGAGCGTGACTGCGCCAGTAGGACGATTGACCGGGGTCTTACGTGATTATCAGCATGCGCTGAGCCGCTGA